The following proteins come from a genomic window of Sorghum bicolor cultivar BTx623 chromosome 3, Sorghum_bicolor_NCBIv3, whole genome shotgun sequence:
- the LOC8085436 gene encoding uncharacterized protein LOC8085436, which produces MQRFRPAVRNCAGLSCPLQPEAAAAPPPHSHKSRVPIRIPSRSHLLRLPVPGFQSCNPRLPPLDLASIETPPPRAMAPAAALVGPPIAFVAGANLPPKPIRSSSPDHSSDEISPSPMDEDSPAPGRTMKEEVVPQSGRPLAYASSGDPCVDFFFQVVPGVTSDADLAVLLDAAWSHDARTALKLVCHLRGVRGLGKSDRDGFYAAALWMHERHPLTLAANLANFAKFGCLKDLPEILYLVLHGPRDEDQDQRKGDDRRHPVKRRRGVSEAQAAKEKLNKEAQLAQAALARYASDEAFRHLYDRVADTFAELLKSDVEHLRVGDTTKIGLAAKWCPSLRSSYDRATLLCEAIARRIFPRESRQDYLNISDKHYSYRVRDRLRREVLVPLRKALELPEVYMSAGKLDDLPYERVASVAMQRYKEAFQKRDKPRVAGFFDEVRTGHARMAAGAVLPHELIAAALKGEHDEAKELQWRSMVYALATEGRLDNCIAVCGLMTGTAATDPAVSAAIALGLLISELSQEPWKGRVITFDETHQLHKLHGANLKEKLQPVVATLGTRKKGANLQGVFSKILGAAVAGGLRSDMMVKRVFVLSDMDFDGWAGSAAAWETEYQGISSRFTDAGFTAPEVVFWNVGTSKASMPVVAAQKGAALVSGYSKNLVRLFLEADGNLTPAAVMADAISGSEYDALEVFD; this is translated from the coding sequence ATGCAGCGTTTCCGCCCCGCAGTGCGCAACTGCGCAGGCCTTTCTTGCCCGCTACAACCTGAagccgccgcggcgccgcctCCCCACTCCCATAAATCTCGCGTTCCAATCCGCATACCGTCCCGATCTCATCTTCTACGTCTTCCAGTTCCAGGCTTCCAAAGTTGCAACCCTCGCCTCCCTCCCCTCGATCTCGCGTCTATCGAAaccccgccgccgcgcgccatgGCCCCAGCCGCCGCCCTTGTCGGCCCTCCGATCGCTTTCGTCGCTGGTGCCAATCTACCGCCGAAGCCGATCCGCAGCTCATCCCCTGACCACTCGTCCGATGAGATCTCACCCTCACCCATGGACGAAGACTCGCCTGCGCCAGGACGGACGATGAAGGAGGAGGTGGTACCGCAGTCCGGGCGGCCGCTAGCGTACGCCTCCTCTGGGGACCCCTGCGTCGACTTCTTCTTCCAGGTCGTCCCAGGCGTCACCTCCGACGCCGACCTCGCCGTGCTCCTTGACGCGGCCTGGTCCCACGACGCGCGCACGGCCCTCAAGCTCGTCTGCCATCTCCGGGGCGTCCGCGGCCTCGGCAAGTCCGACAGAGACGGCTTCTACGCTGCCGCGCTCTGGATGCACGAGCGGCACCCGCTCACCCTCGCCGCGAACCTCGCCAACTTCGCCAAGTTCGGATGCCTCAAGGACCTCCCCGAGATCCTCTACCTCGTCCTCCACGGCCCCCGCGACGAGGATCAGGACCAGCGCAAGGGTGACGACCGTCGCCATCCAGTGaagcgccgccgcggcgtcaGCGAGGCGCAGGCTGCCAAGGAGAAGCTCAACAAAGAGGCGCAACTCGCGCAGGCGGCGCTCGCGCGCTACGCCTCCGACGAGGCCTTCCGCCACCTCTACGACCGCGTCGCCGACACATTCGCCGAGCTGCTCAAGTCCGACGTCGAACACCTGCGAGTCGGGGACACCACGAAGATCGGGCTCGCGGCCAAGTGGTGCCCGTCGCTCCGCTCGTCCTACGACCGCGCGACCCTGCTCTGCGAGGCCATCGCCCGCCGCATCTTCCCGCGCGAGTCGAGACAGGATTACCTGAacatctccgacaagcactacAGCTACCGCGTCCGCGACCGTCTCCGCCGCGAGGTGCTGGTGCCCCTGCGCAAGGCGCTCGAGCTCCCGGAGGTGTACATGAGCGCGGGCAAGTTGGATGATCTTCCGTACGAGCGCGTCGCGTCCGTGGCGATGCAAAGGTACAAGGAGGCGTTCCAGAAGCGCGACAAGCCCCGCGTGGCAGGCTTCTTCGACGAGGTGCGCACGGGCCACGCGAGGATGGCTGCAGGCGCGGTGCTGCCTCATGAGCTGATCGCCGCGGCCCTCAAGGGGGAGCACGACGAGGCCAAGGAGCTTCAGTGGCGCAGCATGGTGTACGCCCTGGCCACCGAGGGCCGTCTGGACAACTGCATTGCGGTGTGCGGGCTCATGACCGGTACTGCCGCCACGGACCCTGCGGTGTCGGCAGCCATCGCGCTGGGGCTCCTGATCTCGGAGCTGAGCCAGGAGCCGTGGAAGGGGAGAGTGATCACCTTCGACGAGACGCACCAGCTGCACAAACTCCACGGCGCCAACCTCAAGGAGAAGCTGCAGCCGGTGGTGGCGACCCTCGGTACGCGGAAGAAGGGCGCCAACCTGCAGGGCGTGTTCAGCAAGATCCTGGGCGCGGCGGTGGCGGGCGGGCTGCGCAGCGACATGATGGTGAAGAGGGTGTTCGTGCTGAGCGACATGGACTTCGACGGTTGGGCTGGCTCCGCGGCGGCGTGGGAGACGGAGTACCAGGGCATCAGCAGTCGGTTCACGGACGCTGGATTCACGGCGCCGGAGGTGGTGTTCTGGAACGTGGGGACGTCGAAAGCTTCCATGCCGGTCGTGGCGGCACAGAAGGGCGCGGCGCTGGTGAGCGGCTACTCCAAGAACCTGGTGCGTCTCTTCCTGGAGGCCGATGGCAACCTCACTCCGGCTGCCGTCATGGCCGACGCCATATCCGGCTCGGAGTACGACGCGCTCGAGGTGTTCGACTGA